A single genomic interval of Ictalurus furcatus strain D&B chromosome 20, Billie_1.0, whole genome shotgun sequence harbors:
- the upf1 gene encoding regulator of nonsense transcripts 1, which produces MSVEAYGPSSQTLTFLDTEEAELLGADTQGSEFEFTDFTLPSQTQTQGQTQSQLDNQVNGPEGVLQNGDDAVVKTSQLLAELNFEEDEEDTYYTKDLPVHACSYCGIHDPACVVYCNTSKKWFCNGRGNTSGSHIVNHLVRAKCKEVTLHKDGPLGETVLECYNCGCRNVFLLGFIPAKADSVVVLLCRQPCASQSSLKDINWDSSQWQPLIQDRCFLSWLVKIPSEQEQLRARQITAQQINKLEELWKENPTATLEDLEKPGVDEEPQHVLLRYEDAYQYQNIFGPLVKLEADYDKKLKESQTQDNITVRWDLGLNKKRIAYFTLPKTDSGDMRLMQGDEICLRYKGDLAPLWKGIGHVIKVPDNYGDEIAIELRSSAGAPVEVPHNFQVDFVWKSTSFDRMQSALKTFAVDETSVSGYIYHKLLGHEVEDVIIKCQLPKRFTAQGLPDLNHSQVYAVKTVLQRPLSLIQGPPGTGKTVTSATIVYHLARQGNGPVLVCAPSNIAVDQLTEKIHQTGLKVVRLCAKSREAIDSPVSFLALHNQIRNMDSMPELQKLQQLKDETGELSSSDEKRYRALKRTAERELLMNADVICCTCVGAGDPRLAKMQFRSILIDESTQATEPECMVPVVLGAKQLILVGDHCQLGPVVMCKKAAKAGLSQSLFERLVVLGIRPIRLQVQYRMHPALSAFPSNIFYEGSLQNGVTAADRIKKGFDFQWPQPDKPMFFYVTQGQEEIASSGTSYLNRTEAANVEKITTRLLKAGAKPDQIGIITPYEGQRSYLVQYMQFSGSLHTKLYQEVEIASVDAFQGREKDFIILSCVRANEHQGIGFLNDPRRLNVALTRARYGVIIVGNPKALSKQPLWNHLLNYYKEQKVLVEGPLNNLRESLMQFSKPRKLVNTINPGARFMSTAMYDAREAMIPGSVYDRSNTGRPSNMYFQTHDQIGMIGAGPNPMASMNIPIPFNLVMPPMPPPGYLGQINGPAAGRGAPKGKTGGRGGRQRNRGMGNHGSGQTNMANSQASQDLVSQPFSQGPLTQGYITMSQPSQMSQPGLSQPELSQDSYLGDEFKSQMDVALSQDSTYQGERAYQHGGVTGLSQY; this is translated from the exons ttACTGTGGCATTCATGATCCTGCCTGTGTGGTGTATTGCAACACTAGCAAGAAGTGGTTCTGCAATGGACGTGGTAACACCTCTGGCAG CCATATCGTCAACCATTTGGTACGTGCCAAATGTAAGGAGGTGACCCTGCATAAAGATGGTCCTTTGGGGGAGACCGTGTTGGAGTGTTACAACTGTGGCTGTCGTAACGTTTTCCTTCTGGGTTTCATTCCAGCCAAGGCCGATTCTGTCGTGGTGCTCCTGTGCAG gcAGCCATGTGCCAGTCAGAGCAGTCTGAAGGACATTAACTGGGACAGCTCCCAGTGGCAGCCTTTGATCCAGGACCGGTGCTTTCTGTCCTGGCTGGTGAAGATTCCATCTGAGCAGGAGCAACTCAGGGCACGCCAGATCACCGCCCAGCAGATCAACAAACTGGAGGAGCTCTGGAAG GAGAATCCAACTGCGACGCTTGAGGATTTGGAGAAGCCTGGTGTAGATGAAGAGCCTCAGCATGTGCTGCTCCGCTATGAGGATGCCTACCAGTATCAGAACATCTTTGGCCCATTGGTCAAACTGGAGGCAGACTATGACAAGAAGCTTAAAGAGTCCCAG ACCCAAGACAATATAACTGTCAGGTGGGATTTGggactgaataaaaaaaggattgcttatttcacccttcccaagaCGGATTCAGGTG ACATGCGTCTTATGCAAGGGGATGAGATCTGCCTACGTTACAAAGGAGACTTGGCTCCTCTCTGGAAGGGTATCGGACATGTAATCAAGGTCCCGGATA ACTATGGAGATGAGATTGCTATAGAACTGAGGAGCAGTGCTGGAGCTCCTGTGGAGGTGCCCCACAACTTCCAGGTGGACTTTGTCTGGAAATCCACTTCCTTTGACCG catGCAGAGTGCCCTGAAAACGTTTGCAGTAGATGAGACATCCGTGTCTGGTTACATCTATCACAAGTTGCTTGGCCACGAGGTAGAGGACGTGATCATTAAGTGCCAGTTACCCAAGCGTTTCACTGCCCAGGGCctgcctgacctcaaccactcACAG GTGTATGCTGTTAAAACGGTGCTCCAGCGTCCCCTCAGTCTGATCCAGGGGCCTCCTGGTACTGGCAAAACTGTTACCTCAGCAACTATTGTTTACCATCTGGCTAGACAGGGCAACGG GCCGGTTCTGGTATGTGCTCCCAGCAATATCGCGGTGGACCAGCTGACAGAGAAAATTCACCAAACAGGACTGAAAGTGGTGCGTCTTTGTGCCAAGAGCCGAGAGGCCATCGACTCTCCTGTGTCCTTCCTGGCTCTTCACAACCAGATTCGCAACAtggacag cATGCCAGAACTGCAAAAGCTGCAACAGCTGAAGGATGAAACAGGAGAGCTGTCTTCCTCGGATGAGAAGCGCTACAGGGCCCTGAAACGCACTGCAGAACGGGAGCTACTCATG AATGCAGATGTGATCTGTTGTACTTGTGTGGGTGCGGGTGATCCTCGTCTGGCTAAAATGCAGTTCCGCTCCATCCTGATAGATGAGAGTACCCAGGCTACTGAGCCGGAATGCATGGTGCCAGTAGTGCTGGGAGCCAAGCAG CTGATCCTGGTGGGTGATCACTGCCAGCTAGGTCCAGTGGTCATGTGTAAAAAGGCTGCTAAGGCGGGTCTGTCCCAGTCTCTTTTCGAGAGACTGGTGGTGCTGGGCATCCGACCCATCCGCCTTCAAGTGCAGTATCGTATGCACCCTGCACTCAGCGCTTTCCCCTCCAATATCTTCTATGAAGGATCTCTCCAGAATGGAGTCACTGCTG CTGACCGCATCAAGAAGGGCTTTGATTTCCAGTGGCCTCAGCCAGATAAGCCCATGTTCTTCTATGTGACACAGGGCCAGGAAGAGATTGCCAGCTCAGGCACCTCCTATCTTAACAG GACTGAGGCTGCTAATGTAGAGAAAATCACCACTCGCCTTTTGAAGGCCGGAGCCAAACCTGACCAGATCGGCATAATCACTCCATACGAGGGCCAGCGCTCCTACCTGGTGCAGTACATGCAGTTCAGCGGTTCTCTTCATACTAAGCTCTACCAG GAGGTAGAGATAGCCAGCGTGGATGCCTTCCAGGGTCGTGAGAAGGActtcattattctatcctgtgtCCGGGCCAATGAGCACCAAGGCATCGGCTTTCTTAATGATCCACGCAGGCTGAACGTGGCCCTCACCAGAGCCAG ATACGGTGTGATCATTGTGGGGAATCCTAAAGCTCTGTCTAAACAGCCACTCTGGAACCACCTGCTGAACTACTACAAGGAGCAGAAGGTTCTGGTGGAGGGGCCCCTCAACAACCTGAGAGAGAGCCTCATGCAGTTCAGCAAACCTCGCAAGCTCGTCAACACCATCAACCCT GGAGCTCGTTTTATGAGCACTGCCATGTATGATGCCAGGGAGGCCATGATCCCTGGCTCTGTGTATGACCGGAGCAACACTG GTCGTCCGTCGAACATGTATTTCCAAACTCACGACCAGATCGGGATGATTGGAGCAGGGCCGAACCCTATGGCCTCAATGAATATTCCCATACCCTTCAACCTGGTCATGCCCCCCATGCCCCCACCGGGTTACCTGGGCCAGATTAATGGCCCGGCTGCTG GCCGCGGAGCTCCAAAGGGTAAGACGGGTGGGCGTGGTGGACGTCAGAGGAATCGTGGCATGGGTAACCATGGCAGTGGACAGACTAACATGGCGAACAGCCAGGCCAGTCAGGATCTGGTGTCTCAGCCCTTCTCCCAGGGCCCACTCACCCAGGGCTACATTACCATGAGCCAGCCCTCACAGATGAGCCAGCCAGGCCTGTCCCAGCCTGAACTATCccag GACAGTTACCTGGGTGATGAGTTCAAGTCTCAGATGGATGTGGCTCTGTCCCAGGATTCCACTTACCAGGGTGAACGGGCATACCAGCACGGAGGAGTGACCGGACTCTCTCAGTACTAG